The genomic region ATCCCATCATCGGCTTTAATTTCCATCCAGTTCCACACTGACAATTCCCGACCACTGAACTTTTTTCTCCCTTTGTCTTCGGTAAGAAAAAAAGTGTTCAGGGCATTGATACGTACAATAAGGAGCAACAGCAATTTGGGTTGAATTAATTCCTAACTCTTCCAATTGTAAAGCATTAATCCGACGGACATCCAAACGAATCTTGCCTGGTTCTGCATCGGGTAAAAAGGGAGAATCTGATAAACCTTGTAAAGTAGCAACTATTTCCTCCGGTTCATGGTCAGGTAAAATCGAACTTCCGATTTGAATTGCCACTTCCAGAGAAACTTGGTAAACCTCTCCAGCAATCGCAGGACCCATAGCAACGCGTAAATCCTCCAATCTAGTGCCATGAGATAGCATTTTTTCAATTGCTTGAGGAACAATTCTAGCTGCTGTACCCCGCCAACCTGCATGTAAAGCTGCCACTTTTCCTGTTTTTGCATCAGCGATTAAAATGGGCGTGCAGTCGGCAGAAGCGACCCAAACAGCTTGTTGCGCTTTTTGGGTAATTAAACCATCTGCTAAAGCCAGTTCATCACCAAAGTCAGTTAAATACTGATCTACTTCCTGGGGTGTCAACACAATATTACCATGAACTTGTTTTAAACGATAAGTGCTGGCCTGCGGTTGTAATACCCTGGTCAATTCATGAGGTGGGAGAGGCCAAAACTGCTGGGTAAAAAAACCATGGGACCAGGGTGTCAAAATACTACAAGTAAGATATGGTAGACCTTGCCATTCTTGCCATTGCCAAGTGTGCATCTGCAAATTAAAAAATAAATTAATAAAAAAACGACAAAACCAACAATTTAATTAATTTAAGGTAACACTATTATACATCATAATTTTTTGGTTTTGGTTACATTGACATCGGAAGGAAATTTGATATTAAGGTTAACATAATCTAATCACAATCTAATTAAAATCCATAAGTTTTCGTTTCTCTGTGTATTTTCACCTCAAAACAACTGCAAACTAACAACTTTCCCCATCACGACACAATATACTCAATGACTAATGTACTTTGGCTACAAGGTGGTGCTTGTTCTGGTGACACCATGTCCTTTTTGAATGGGGAGGATCCCACAGCTTGTGACCTGATAGCTGACTTTGGGATTAAGATTCTCTGGCATCCCTCCCTGGGTTTAGAAATGGGCACCAACCTACAAACCCTACTGTGGGAATGTATTTTGGGTAAAACTCCCCTGGATATCCTGGTGTTTGAAGGTACTGTGGTCAACGCTCCCAATGGTACTGGGGAGTGGAATCGCTTTGCTGACCGTCCCATGAAGCAATGGTTAGAGGATTTGGCCAAAGCTGCTAATTTTGTAGTTGCTATTGGGGACTGTGCTACTTGGGGGGGTATTCCCGCTATGTCACCTAACCCCAGTGAATCCCAGGGTTTACAGTTCCTCAAACGGAAAAAGGGTGGCTTTTTGGGTGAAGACTTTATCAGCAAAGGTGGTTTACCAGTAATTAATATCCCCGGATGTCCTGCTCACCCCGATTGGATATCCCAAATATTAGTGGCAATTGCTACTGGTCGTATTAGTGATATTGCGTTAGATGAACTACACCGTCCTCAAACCTTTTTTAATACCTTTGCCGAAACCGGTTGTACCCGTAATATTCACTTTGCTTATAGGGCGACAACTACGGAATTTGGCGATCGCAAAGGTTGTCTGTTTTATGACCTAGGTTGTCGTGGACCCATGACCCATTCCTCCTGTAATCGGATTTTGTGGAATGGAGTGTCATCAAAAACCCGTGCTGGTATGCCCTGTATTGGTTGTACAGAACCGGAATTTCCTTTTCATGATCTAAAACCGGGAACAGTATTTAAGACCCAGACCATTATGGGTGTTCCCAAGGAAATACCCCCGGGAGTTAATCCAAAAGATTATGCTGTATTCACGGTTGTAGCTAAGGATAGTGCACCAAAATGGACTGATGAGGATTTCTTCTTAGTTTAGATCTAAATAATTACTGTCTATAACCCATTGCTAATGCTGTAAAAATATGCCAATTCAAACATTAGACATTGCACCCGTTGGTAGAGTCGAGGGTGATTTAGATGTGCGGGTGGAAATAGAAGATGGATACGTGACAAACGCATGGACT from Cylindrospermopsis curvispora GIHE-G1 harbors:
- the pgeF gene encoding peptidoglycan editing factor PgeF; the protein is MHTWQWQEWQGLPYLTCSILTPWSHGFFTQQFWPLPPHELTRVLQPQASTYRLKQVHGNIVLTPQEVDQYLTDFGDELALADGLITQKAQQAVWVASADCTPILIADAKTGKVAALHAGWRGTAARIVPQAIEKMLSHGTRLEDLRVAMGPAIAGEVYQVSLEVAIQIGSSILPDHEPEEIVATLQGLSDSPFLPDAEPGKIRLDVRRINALQLEELGINSTQIAVAPYCTYQCPEHFFSYRRQREKKVQWSGIVSVELDGN
- a CDS encoding hydrogenase small subunit, which codes for MTNVLWLQGGACSGDTMSFLNGEDPTACDLIADFGIKILWHPSLGLEMGTNLQTLLWECILGKTPLDILVFEGTVVNAPNGTGEWNRFADRPMKQWLEDLAKAANFVVAIGDCATWGGIPAMSPNPSESQGLQFLKRKKGGFLGEDFISKGGLPVINIPGCPAHPDWISQILVAIATGRISDIALDELHRPQTFFNTFAETGCTRNIHFAYRATTTEFGDRKGCLFYDLGCRGPMTHSSCNRILWNGVSSKTRAGMPCIGCTEPEFPFHDLKPGTVFKTQTIMGVPKEIPPGVNPKDYAVFTVVAKDSAPKWTDEDFFLV